The following are encoded together in the Nocardioides okcheonensis genome:
- a CDS encoding RCC1 domain-containing protein encodes MTLLRARSRGIREESPPAGLAPASSRVARLATLGLVAGLLLAANGQQAADPSGAVGAGDLVPVAAQARRAAACTDLLVVAVDGNGQGKGNKPGQVVSAITNKVQKKAAGQARTVTVKRVRLKTPGSVVTLRTQRGPAAGAVSRAGLKRWKKPIRSGIKATRKQVNRQLASCPEQQVLLVGYAQGAAVAHQVAQDLDKRDSLGSVPAVVTISDPARTKKSSAGRPLGNPGAGRASEGILTRFTRSAGDVPDATGTFRVISVCHKGDLVCNPGRTAARKALGLSLSYASKKSRAAMRTAASRAYDQVSLWPVVSTEQVVVGIGEQVATQVAVQGGSPTGQAARFTPVTVPAGLSLGETGALTGRIDTPGIYELRFTVAGVSPATSARTASVLVNVRAPSGGSAAGGQSSCGVRADTTLWCQGRNDFGQLGDGTTTLRINPVQVAGGAGWSKVATGGSFTCGVKTDGTLWCWGLNNFGQLGGADKATSILPRQVGTGTTWRDVSASWQHACATQTDGSAWCWGQNQRGQLGAGNQSTRSSAPVRVAGTVQWTSVSAGGWHTCGTTTSGTAFCWGDNAFGQVGDGTISNRSVPTAVTGGLQLVQVATTWGRSCGVTAAGDAWCWGENANGELGNGTRTNSAKPVQVSGGGFTAVGTALTATCGTRADGAVSCWGDNRYGQLGPAATGSGSTTPVGSGLTATGPVTGGWLHLCAEGAGCWGANDAGQLGDGTIVSPRMPAEAAPSWGPGTAVTTKQVKQWSAEKVAQKAISSRPKVNGRAKRGSTAVQVMTFNVLGSQHTAPGGARPNFAPGRVRAEWAKTLISQRGATLVGLSEPQPDQITALDVATNGDFSFYPGNTMGYDAAPQSVMWKDSEWSFVWGNTVQMPFMGSSRPQALVRLRNTSTGQEVYWINAHLSPGKMQADRDKGMEIIKQVVKKLNGDGLPILVTGDLNEHAKAFRRIACPTDMAAAVGGRTAGKACQLPKAMRVDWIFGKGGTFDTTEVNQGAQVRRTTDHAVVSSRFSVQ; translated from the coding sequence ATGACGCTGCTGCGAGCCCGGTCCCGAGGAATCCGCGAGGAATCTCCACCCGCCGGGCTCGCACCGGCGTCGTCGCGCGTCGCGCGCCTCGCCACGCTCGGCCTGGTCGCCGGCCTGCTGCTCGCCGCCAACGGCCAGCAGGCGGCTGACCCTTCCGGCGCCGTGGGCGCGGGTGACCTCGTCCCCGTCGCGGCGCAGGCGCGCCGCGCCGCGGCCTGCACCGACCTGCTGGTCGTCGCCGTCGACGGCAACGGCCAGGGCAAGGGCAACAAGCCGGGCCAGGTGGTCTCCGCGATCACCAACAAGGTGCAGAAGAAGGCCGCCGGCCAGGCGCGCACGGTCACCGTCAAGCGGGTGCGCCTCAAGACCCCCGGCTCGGTCGTGACGCTGCGCACCCAGCGCGGGCCCGCTGCGGGGGCGGTCTCGCGTGCGGGTCTCAAGCGCTGGAAGAAGCCGATCCGCTCGGGCATCAAGGCGACCCGCAAGCAGGTCAACCGCCAGCTCGCGTCGTGCCCCGAGCAGCAGGTGCTGCTCGTCGGCTACGCGCAGGGCGCGGCCGTCGCCCACCAGGTCGCCCAGGACCTCGACAAGCGCGACTCCCTCGGCTCGGTCCCGGCGGTCGTGACGATCTCCGACCCCGCCCGCACCAAGAAGTCGTCGGCCGGCCGCCCGCTCGGCAACCCGGGCGCCGGGCGCGCCTCGGAGGGCATCCTGACCCGCTTCACCCGCTCAGCGGGCGACGTGCCCGACGCGACCGGCACCTTCCGGGTCATCTCGGTCTGCCACAAGGGAGACCTGGTCTGCAACCCGGGCAGGACGGCCGCCCGCAAGGCGCTCGGCCTCTCGCTGTCCTACGCCTCGAAGAAGTCCCGCGCCGCGATGCGCACCGCCGCGAGCCGGGCCTACGACCAGGTCTCGCTGTGGCCGGTGGTCTCCACCGAGCAGGTCGTCGTGGGCATCGGTGAGCAGGTCGCGACCCAGGTCGCGGTCCAGGGCGGCTCGCCGACGGGCCAGGCGGCCCGCTTCACGCCCGTCACGGTCCCGGCCGGGCTCAGCCTGGGCGAGACCGGCGCGCTCACCGGCCGGATCGACACCCCCGGCATCTACGAGCTGCGGTTCACCGTCGCGGGCGTCTCCCCGGCGACGTCGGCGCGGACGGCCAGCGTGCTGGTCAACGTCCGTGCGCCCTCCGGCGGCTCCGCGGCCGGCGGCCAGTCCTCCTGCGGCGTGCGCGCCGACACCACGCTGTGGTGCCAGGGCCGCAACGACTTCGGACAGCTCGGCGACGGCACCACGACCCTGCGGATCAACCCGGTCCAGGTCGCGGGCGGCGCCGGCTGGTCGAAGGTCGCGACCGGCGGCAGCTTCACCTGCGGCGTGAAGACCGACGGCACCCTGTGGTGCTGGGGCCTGAACAACTTCGGCCAGCTCGGCGGGGCCGACAAGGCCACCTCGATCCTGCCGCGCCAGGTCGGCACCGGCACCACCTGGCGCGACGTCTCCGCGTCGTGGCAGCACGCGTGCGCCACCCAGACCGACGGGTCGGCCTGGTGCTGGGGCCAGAACCAGCGCGGCCAGCTCGGCGCCGGCAACCAGTCGACCCGCAGCAGCGCCCCGGTGCGCGTCGCCGGAACGGTGCAGTGGACGTCGGTCTCGGCCGGCGGCTGGCACACCTGTGGCACCACCACGTCCGGCACGGCCTTCTGCTGGGGCGACAACGCCTTCGGCCAGGTCGGTGACGGCACCATCTCCAACCGGAGCGTGCCGACCGCGGTGACCGGTGGCCTGCAGCTCGTGCAGGTCGCCACGACGTGGGGCCGCTCGTGCGGCGTCACGGCCGCGGGCGACGCGTGGTGCTGGGGCGAGAACGCCAACGGCGAGCTCGGCAACGGCACCCGCACGAACTCGGCCAAGCCGGTCCAGGTGTCCGGAGGCGGCTTCACCGCCGTCGGCACCGCCCTCACCGCGACGTGCGGCACCCGCGCGGACGGCGCGGTCTCCTGCTGGGGCGACAACCGCTACGGCCAGCTCGGCCCGGCCGCGACCGGCAGCGGGTCCACCACGCCGGTCGGGTCGGGGCTCACCGCCACCGGTCCGGTCACCGGTGGCTGGCTGCACCTGTGCGCCGAGGGCGCCGGGTGCTGGGGCGCCAACGACGCCGGCCAGCTCGGCGACGGCACCATCGTGTCGCCGCGGATGCCGGCCGAGGCGGCGCCCTCGTGGGGTCCCGGCACGGCCGTCACCACCAAGCAGGTCAAGCAGTGGTCGGCCGAGAAGGTCGCCCAGAAGGCGATCTCCTCGCGCCCGAAGGTCAACGGCCGGGCGAAGCGTGGTTCCACCGCGGTGCAGGTGATGACGTTCAACGTCCTCGGCAGCCAGCACACCGCGCCGGGCGGCGCGCGCCCGAACTTCGCTCCCGGTCGGGTCCGCGCGGAGTGGGCGAAGACGCTCATCAGCCAGCGCGGCGCCACCCTCGTCGGGCTGTCGGAGCCGCAGCCCGACCAGATCACCGCGCTCGACGTGGCGACCAACGGCGACTTCTCGTTCTACCCCGGCAACACGATGGGCTACGACGCCGCGCCCCAGTCGGTGATGTGGAAGGACTCCGAGTGGTCCTTCGTCTGGGGCAACACCGTCCAGATGCCGTTCATGGGGTCCTCGCGCCCCCAGGCCCTCGTGCGGCTGCGCAACACGTCCACGGGCCAGGAGGTCTACTGGATCAACGCGCACCTGTCGCCCGGCAAGATGCAGGCCGACCGGGACAAGGGCATGGAGATCATCAAGCAGGTCGTCAAGAAGCTGAACGGCGACGGCCTGCCGATCCTCGTGACCGGTGACCTCAACGAGCACGCCAAGGCGTTCCGCCGGATCGCCTGCCCGACCGACATGGCCGCCGCGGTCGGCGGTCGCACGGCCGGCAAGGCCTGCCAGCTGCCCAAGGCGATGCGGGTGGACTGGATCTTCGGCAAGGGCGGCACGTTCGACACGACCGAGGTCAACCAGGGCGCCCAGGTGCGCCGCACGACCGACCACGCCGTCGTCTCCTCGCGCTTCAGCGTGCAGTAG
- a CDS encoding methyltransferase domain-containing protein encodes MLPVVDRVDDDGLHLQRGTDCSLDVHFDGWRGWSVAVEDGPGPVTVPWPKRLAARLDGRSLVTVTVDDAEVFRGEVVFGTGEGRVEIVDRFGNPVIIDKWGLTQRIFETRRETGAVEAMTAMAERVLEVMRDACGLEGWISFGTLLGAARSGSVIGHDSDIDLCFLSEKQTPAEMAVEIWDVARALVDAGISVKHKTASFITVVYDAPDGGEDGIDIYTCFYVGDLLHETATVRERVPRSAVLPLRALEFEGRDMPAPADPDRLLTVSYGPDWRVPDPSFRHLPSREVTDRFDGWFSSVMTHRRDWTQFNGQQGAAGMRPSPFAHWVVDRLGDAAGEGLRVLDVGSGSSADLRLYDRVGCKAIGYDYAHPGKHALGGREIDLPETVGRRVLNLLDERDVLTVGALAARQKGARVVTARRLLEAVPPRSRAQLWRFASMALGEGGRAFVEGVSRSPAACRAAEERTGAPRLWPVDPADVEADVRASGGRVVHREGFAAASRAARTGSPATWRMIVDYPTPKTSAREVRTHR; translated from the coding sequence ATGTTGCCGGTGGTCGACCGCGTCGACGACGACGGCCTCCACCTCCAGCGAGGCACCGACTGCTCGCTCGACGTCCACTTCGACGGGTGGCGCGGCTGGTCCGTGGCGGTCGAGGACGGACCCGGGCCGGTCACCGTGCCGTGGCCCAAGCGGCTGGCCGCGCGGCTCGACGGCCGCTCGCTCGTGACGGTCACCGTCGACGACGCCGAGGTGTTCCGCGGCGAGGTCGTCTTCGGCACCGGCGAGGGCCGCGTCGAGATCGTCGACCGGTTCGGCAACCCCGTGATCATCGACAAGTGGGGCCTCACCCAGCGCATCTTCGAGACCCGCCGCGAGACCGGCGCCGTCGAGGCGATGACGGCGATGGCCGAGCGGGTGCTCGAGGTGATGCGCGACGCGTGCGGGCTCGAGGGGTGGATCTCCTTCGGCACGCTGCTCGGGGCGGCCCGCTCCGGCTCGGTGATCGGCCACGACAGCGACATCGACCTGTGCTTCCTGTCCGAGAAGCAGACGCCGGCCGAGATGGCCGTCGAGATCTGGGACGTCGCGCGGGCGCTCGTCGACGCCGGGATCTCGGTGAAGCACAAGACCGCCAGCTTCATCACCGTCGTCTACGACGCGCCCGACGGTGGCGAGGACGGCATCGACATCTACACCTGCTTCTACGTCGGCGACCTGCTGCACGAGACCGCCACGGTCCGCGAGCGGGTGCCGCGCTCGGCCGTCCTGCCGCTGCGGGCGCTGGAGTTCGAGGGCCGCGACATGCCGGCGCCGGCCGACCCCGACCGGCTGCTCACCGTGTCCTACGGACCGGACTGGCGGGTCCCGGACCCGTCCTTCCGCCACCTGCCCTCGCGCGAGGTCACCGACCGCTTCGACGGCTGGTTCAGCTCGGTGATGACCCACCGGCGCGACTGGACGCAGTTCAACGGCCAGCAGGGAGCCGCCGGGATGCGCCCGAGCCCGTTCGCCCACTGGGTCGTCGACCGGCTCGGTGACGCCGCCGGCGAGGGCCTGCGCGTCCTCGACGTCGGGTCCGGCTCCTCGGCCGACCTGCGGCTCTACGACCGGGTCGGCTGCAAGGCGATCGGCTACGACTACGCCCACCCCGGCAAGCACGCGCTCGGCGGTCGGGAGATCGACCTCCCCGAGACCGTGGGCCGACGGGTGCTCAACCTGCTCGACGAGCGCGACGTCCTCACCGTCGGGGCCCTCGCGGCGCGCCAGAAGGGCGCCAGGGTGGTCACCGCGCGTCGGCTGCTCGAGGCGGTCCCGCCGCGCTCGCGCGCCCAGCTGTGGCGCTTCGCCTCGATGGCGCTCGGCGAGGGCGGCCGCGCCTTCGTCGAGGGCGTCAGCCGCTCGCCGGCGGCCTGCCGCGCGGCCGAGGAGCGCACCGGCGCGCCGCGGCTGTGGCCGGTCGACCCGGCCGACGTCGAGGCCGACGTGCGCGCGAGCGGCGGCCGCGTCGTGCACCGCGAGGGGTTCGCGGCCGCGTCCCGGGCGGCGCGCACCGGAAGCCCCGCCACCTGGCGGATGATCGTCGACTACCCCACCCCGAAGACGTCGGCTCGAGAGGTTCGGACGCACCGATGA
- a CDS encoding DUF6752 domain-containing protein, which produces MTQVVHLHVGAPKSGTTFVQQVLEHNRATLEEAGVLVAGPRLDLIHAAMAVRGDRRLADLPEDAAGAWDRIVEQVRSWPGRAAVVSYELFANASADQARAALARLDGLEVHVVVSARDLGQAIASSWQEQLKFGLTRPLEQWSPPQESAAGSEWGWRTMQPANVAARWGADLPPERVHVVTVPSGGAGPDELWHRFAEATGLDAVAGLDLDVERANESLGVVEAELLRRVNVALDGRIRGGRQKSLWQRDLLAHTVLAPIGREPIGLTAAHLDEAAAEAEAAIAAITAAGHRVHGDLEDLRPSPRDARLPGEVTDAEVAGSAALALADLLVWARAAGADVRTPLDTDAEPAPVGRADRIKGAVRGSLERVTSPVRDQRVVRLERRIAELEAEVARSRALHLRVATLSDVVAQLLLPAAQQDEEITMQALRTYRDRSL; this is translated from the coding sequence ATGACGCAGGTCGTACATCTCCACGTGGGAGCCCCGAAGTCGGGCACCACCTTCGTCCAGCAGGTGCTGGAGCACAACCGCGCCACCCTCGAGGAGGCCGGCGTGCTCGTGGCCGGGCCCCGCCTCGACCTGATCCACGCGGCGATGGCCGTGCGCGGCGACCGCCGCCTCGCCGACCTCCCCGAGGACGCCGCCGGCGCGTGGGACCGGATCGTGGAGCAGGTGCGCTCCTGGCCGGGCCGCGCCGCGGTCGTGAGCTACGAGCTGTTCGCCAACGCGTCGGCCGACCAGGCCCGCGCGGCGCTCGCGCGCCTCGACGGCCTCGAGGTGCACGTGGTCGTCTCCGCCCGCGACCTCGGGCAGGCGATCGCCTCGTCGTGGCAGGAGCAGCTGAAGTTCGGCCTCACCCGGCCGCTCGAGCAGTGGTCGCCCCCGCAGGAGTCGGCGGCCGGCAGCGAGTGGGGCTGGCGCACCATGCAACCCGCCAACGTCGCCGCGCGCTGGGGCGCCGACCTGCCGCCCGAGCGGGTGCACGTGGTCACGGTCCCGTCCGGGGGCGCCGGCCCCGACGAGCTCTGGCACCGCTTCGCCGAGGCCACCGGCCTCGACGCGGTCGCCGGCCTGGACCTCGACGTGGAGCGGGCCAACGAGTCGCTCGGCGTCGTCGAGGCCGAGCTGCTGCGCCGGGTCAACGTCGCGCTCGACGGCCGGATCCGCGGCGGCCGGCAGAAGTCGCTGTGGCAGCGCGACCTGCTCGCCCACACCGTCCTCGCCCCGATCGGCCGCGAGCCGATCGGCCTGACCGCGGCGCACCTCGACGAGGCCGCAGCGGAGGCCGAGGCCGCGATCGCCGCGATCACGGCGGCCGGCCACCGCGTCCACGGCGACCTCGAGGACCTGCGCCCCTCGCCGCGCGACGCCCGGCTGCCGGGCGAGGTGACCGACGCCGAGGTGGCCGGGTCGGCCGCCCTCGCCCTCGCCGACCTCCTGGTCTGGGCCCGGGCTGCCGGCGCAGACGTCCGGACACCGCTCGACACCGACGCCGAGCCCGCTCCCGTCGGGCGCGCGGACCGGATCAAGGGAGCCGTGCGCGGCTCGCTCGAGCGGGTCACCAGCCCGGTGCGCGACCAGCGGGTCGTCCGCCTCGAGCGCCGCATCGCCGAGCTCGAGGCCGAGGTCGCCCGGTCGCGTGCCCTCCACCTGCGGGTCGCGACGCTCAGCGACGTCGTCGCCCAGCTCCTCCTGCCCGCCGCGCAGCAGGACGAGGAGATCACCATGCAGGCGCTGCGGACCTACCGGGACCGGTCGCTGTGA
- a CDS encoding glycosyltransferase family 2 protein, whose amino-acid sequence MSAMPAVPDPSTSERVELSVVVPCYNEEESLPRLVEVLTEELSALTPHFEVILVDDGSRDRTLPMLREVHAAHPRFRYLSLSRNFGKESAMLAGLSHARGEKVAIMDADLQHPPTLLAQMLPLLDSGDYSQVVARRTRAGDPALRTALSRLYYRMMNRLVDVDLEDGVGDFRVLDRRAVRALLTLGETNRFSKGLFAWIGFPTAVVDYENVSREAGATKWSMRNLFNYGIDGVVSFNYRPLRMSIWFGILATVIAVGYALWVLVDAIVHGNSVPGYVTTICAVTAFGGVQLIVLGVIGEYLGRIYAETKQRPLFLLKESSESDAPVTSVLGREHEVLEPTERSHPE is encoded by the coding sequence ATGAGCGCCATGCCTGCCGTCCCGGACCCCTCCACGAGCGAGCGCGTCGAGCTCTCCGTGGTCGTGCCCTGCTACAACGAGGAGGAGTCCCTCCCGCGCCTGGTCGAGGTGCTCACCGAGGAGCTCTCGGCGCTGACGCCGCACTTCGAGGTGATCCTCGTCGACGACGGCAGCCGCGACCGGACGCTCCCGATGCTCCGCGAGGTGCACGCCGCGCACCCGCGGTTCCGCTACCTCTCGCTCAGCCGCAACTTCGGCAAGGAGTCGGCGATGCTCGCCGGGCTCAGCCACGCGCGGGGCGAGAAGGTCGCGATCATGGACGCCGACCTCCAGCACCCGCCGACGCTGCTGGCCCAGATGCTGCCGCTGCTCGACTCGGGCGACTACTCCCAGGTCGTCGCACGCCGGACCCGCGCCGGCGACCCCGCGCTCCGCACCGCCCTGTCGCGGCTCTACTACCGGATGATGAACCGCCTCGTCGACGTCGACCTCGAGGACGGCGTCGGCGACTTCCGCGTGCTCGACCGCCGCGCGGTCCGGGCGCTGCTCACGCTGGGGGAGACCAACCGGTTCTCCAAGGGCCTGTTCGCCTGGATCGGCTTCCCGACCGCGGTCGTGGACTACGAGAACGTCTCGCGGGAGGCCGGCGCCACGAAGTGGAGCATGCGCAACCTGTTCAACTACGGCATCGACGGCGTCGTGTCGTTCAACTACCGCCCGCTGCGGATGTCGATCTGGTTCGGCATCCTCGCCACCGTCATCGCCGTCGGCTACGCCCTGTGGGTGCTCGTCGACGCGATCGTGCACGGCAACAGCGTCCCCGGCTACGTCACCACGATCTGCGCGGTCACCGCCTTCGGCGGCGTGCAGCTCATCGTGCTCGGCGTGATCGGGGAGTACCTCGGCCGGATCTACGCCGAGACCAAGCAGCGGCCCCTCTTCCTGCTCAAGGAGAGCAGCGAGTCCGACGCCCCGGTGACCTCGGTCCTGGGACGCGAGCACGAGGTCCTCGAGCCCACCGAACGGAGCCACCCGGAGTGA
- a CDS encoding YfhO family protein, with the protein MSDSSPSRTRGARRGPAARATWPWSVLVVVVTAVYTAIPYVITGWFYQRGDTAAQFAPTWWHFGELVRSGQWPIWLDPQSWAGGNYVAEALFGTYNPLNVLVWLTVSLGPDLAVTTYLVKASVMVLLALGTYLLAREYDAAPAAAAAVAVALPFSGFTLFWDAGSWPSGLMSFAYAPWVWLTFRRALRGVGSPFWAFLAGVLAVLNGNPYGTLAVIVVGAAMLLEGAVQRAWGGVLRIVLVGIGVAAFLPLVYLPLLESSDLAVRSTGALFENSGKLRPTAGDLLAASSPLHTPPIRAITGPMMVPATFLAWFVLPLLPWLRYDVLRRRSRELVGLGVVTAVYLALTLGPSKLWLFRWPLRVIEYFYLGVMVVFAVLLSHGLARSTMRPRLAATGIVLVALGWLTWSQDPQALRRAAIGTAVVAVLTVVALAAHLVLRRTALVALVAMGGVGAVLALQVGVFGENASSRLWHVPSNVSALQASFSDLDGRVMQFADLKPLQNKGQTRKLEEQWKGSFLPGSMYHPAGVEAVNNYTGMGFLPFTRNFCMEYDGLTQPCGYRNLWKVGGAGQPPLADLMKLDTVVVQPEIAEGVAPGAGWVKDYEDAKVVRLRRQGEQPWAGSELSWASDGVEVASAETRGELHQTVQVSSADEGGRLVFSMLAWPGWSADLDGKALEVTRSDVGLLTVTLPAGASGTVDLTYRPPGLATGLAGAGVGTLIGLGLALAGWRSRRRQRAGREREDVPDTALEPREDVTSVSDDSPAQVNDR; encoded by the coding sequence GTGAGCGACTCCAGCCCCTCCCGCACCCGCGGCGCCCGCCGCGGTCCGGCGGCCCGCGCCACCTGGCCCTGGTCGGTGCTGGTCGTGGTCGTGACCGCGGTCTACACCGCGATCCCGTACGTCATCACGGGCTGGTTCTACCAGCGCGGCGACACCGCGGCGCAGTTCGCCCCGACCTGGTGGCACTTCGGCGAGCTGGTCCGGTCCGGGCAGTGGCCGATCTGGCTCGACCCGCAGTCGTGGGCCGGCGGCAACTACGTGGCGGAGGCCCTCTTCGGCACCTACAACCCGCTCAACGTGCTGGTGTGGCTCACGGTCTCGCTCGGACCCGACCTGGCCGTGACGACGTACCTCGTCAAGGCGAGCGTCATGGTGCTGCTGGCGCTCGGCACCTACCTGCTGGCCCGCGAGTACGACGCCGCCCCGGCCGCGGCGGCCGCGGTCGCGGTGGCGCTGCCCTTCTCTGGCTTCACCCTGTTCTGGGACGCGGGCTCGTGGCCGTCGGGCCTGATGTCGTTCGCCTACGCCCCCTGGGTCTGGCTCACCTTCCGGCGTGCGCTCCGCGGCGTCGGGAGCCCGTTCTGGGCCTTCCTCGCCGGCGTGCTCGCGGTCCTCAACGGCAACCCCTACGGCACCCTCGCCGTGATCGTCGTCGGTGCCGCGATGCTCCTCGAGGGTGCGGTCCAGCGGGCGTGGGGCGGCGTGCTGCGGATCGTGCTCGTCGGGATCGGCGTGGCGGCGTTCCTGCCGCTGGTCTACCTCCCGCTGCTGGAGTCCTCCGACCTCGCGGTCCGCTCCACCGGCGCGCTCTTCGAGAACAGCGGCAAGCTGCGGCCCACGGCCGGCGACCTGCTGGCCGCGAGCTCGCCGCTGCACACGCCGCCGATCCGCGCCATCACGGGCCCGATGATGGTCCCGGCGACCTTCCTCGCCTGGTTCGTCCTGCCGCTGCTGCCGTGGCTGCGCTACGACGTGCTCCGCCGCCGCTCGCGCGAGCTGGTCGGGCTCGGCGTGGTGACCGCGGTCTACCTCGCGCTGACGCTCGGCCCCAGCAAGCTGTGGCTGTTCCGCTGGCCGCTGCGGGTCATCGAGTACTTCTACCTCGGCGTGATGGTCGTCTTCGCCGTGCTGCTCAGCCACGGCCTGGCCCGCTCGACGATGCGGCCGCGCCTCGCCGCCACCGGCATCGTCCTGGTGGCGCTGGGCTGGCTGACCTGGTCGCAGGACCCGCAGGCGCTGCGCCGCGCCGCCATCGGCACCGCCGTGGTCGCCGTCCTGACCGTCGTCGCGCTCGCCGCCCACCTGGTGCTGCGCCGGACCGCGCTGGTCGCGCTGGTCGCGATGGGCGGGGTCGGTGCCGTGCTGGCGCTCCAGGTCGGGGTGTTCGGCGAGAATGCGAGCTCGCGGCTGTGGCACGTCCCGAGCAACGTCTCCGCGCTCCAGGCCAGCTTCTCCGACCTCGACGGCCGTGTGATGCAGTTCGCCGACCTCAAGCCGCTGCAGAACAAGGGCCAGACCCGCAAGCTCGAGGAGCAGTGGAAGGGCTCGTTCCTGCCCGGCAGCATGTACCACCCCGCGGGCGTCGAGGCGGTCAACAACTACACCGGCATGGGCTTCTTGCCGTTCACGCGGAACTTCTGCATGGAGTACGACGGCCTGACCCAGCCGTGCGGCTACCGCAACCTCTGGAAGGTCGGCGGCGCCGGGCAGCCGCCGCTCGCGGACCTGATGAAGCTCGACACCGTCGTCGTGCAGCCGGAGATCGCCGAGGGCGTCGCCCCCGGCGCGGGCTGGGTGAAGGACTACGAGGACGCCAAGGTGGTCCGGCTCCGCCGCCAGGGCGAGCAGCCCTGGGCCGGCTCGGAGCTCTCCTGGGCGTCCGACGGCGTCGAGGTGGCCTCCGCCGAGACCCGCGGCGAGCTGCACCAGACCGTGCAGGTGTCGTCGGCCGACGAGGGCGGTCGGCTGGTCTTCTCCATGCTCGCCTGGCCGGGCTGGTCCGCCGACCTCGACGGCAAGGCCCTCGAGGTCACCCGGAGCGACGTCGGCCTGCTGACCGTCACGCTGCCCGCGGGCGCGAGCGGCACCGTCGACCTCACCTACCGCCCGCCGGGCCTGGCCACCGGGCTGGCCGGCGCCGGCGTCGGCACGCTGATCGGCCTCGGGCTGGCCCTGGCCGGGTGGCGCTCCCGCCGTCGGCAGCGTGCCGGGCGCGAGCGCGAGGACGTCCCGGACACCGCGCTGGAGCCCCGCGAGGATGTGACATCAGTCTCGGACGACAGCCCTGCCCAGGTGAACGACCGATAA
- a CDS encoding acyl-CoA dehydrogenase family protein yields the protein MPRLCQTDGLTEDQTEILKAVRQFVDEQIIPVAQELEHADEYPTEIIEGLKELGVFGLTIPEEFGGLGESLLTYALVVEEIARGWMSVSGVINTHFIVAYMLIQHGTEEQKQKYLPRMATGEVRGAFSMSEPGLGSDVSAVSTKAARQDDGSYAITGQKMWLTNGATSTLVALLTKTDEGADSVYKNMTTFLVEKEAGFGETAQGVTVPGKIEKMGYKGVETTELILEGHRISADQVLGGEPGKGFFQMMDGVEVGRVNVAARACGLAWRGFELAIAYAQQRKTFGKAIAEHQAVLFRLAEMATKVEVAHTMMVKAARLKDTGQRMDVEAGMAKMVASEYANEVVEDSFRIHGGYGYSKEYEIERLMREVKFMLIGEGTSDIQKMIIGRSLLKDYRLH from the coding sequence ATGCCCCGCCTCTGCCAGACCGACGGCCTCACCGAGGACCAGACCGAGATCCTCAAGGCCGTGCGCCAGTTCGTGGACGAGCAGATCATCCCGGTCGCGCAGGAGCTCGAGCACGCCGACGAGTACCCGACCGAGATCATCGAGGGGCTCAAGGAGCTCGGTGTCTTCGGCCTGACCATCCCCGAGGAGTTCGGCGGGCTGGGGGAGTCGCTGCTGACCTACGCGCTGGTCGTCGAGGAGATCGCGCGCGGCTGGATGAGCGTCTCCGGCGTGATCAACACCCACTTCATCGTGGCCTACATGCTGATCCAGCACGGCACGGAGGAGCAGAAGCAGAAGTACCTCCCGCGCATGGCCACCGGCGAGGTGCGCGGCGCGTTCTCGATGTCCGAGCCCGGCCTGGGCTCCGACGTCTCGGCGGTCTCCACCAAGGCCGCGCGCCAGGACGACGGCTCCTACGCGATCACCGGTCAGAAGATGTGGCTGACCAACGGCGCCACCTCGACGCTCGTGGCCCTGCTCACCAAGACCGACGAGGGAGCCGACTCGGTCTACAAGAACATGACGACCTTCCTGGTGGAGAAGGAGGCGGGCTTCGGCGAGACCGCCCAGGGCGTCACCGTCCCGGGCAAGATCGAGAAGATGGGCTACAAGGGCGTCGAGACGACCGAGCTGATCCTCGAGGGTCACCGGATCTCCGCCGACCAGGTCCTCGGCGGTGAGCCGGGCAAGGGCTTCTTCCAGATGATGGACGGCGTCGAGGTCGGACGGGTCAACGTCGCGGCCCGTGCCTGCGGCCTGGCCTGGCGCGGCTTCGAGCTCGCGATCGCCTACGCCCAGCAGCGCAAGACCTTCGGCAAGGCGATCGCCGAGCACCAGGCCGTGCTGTTCCGCCTCGCGGAGATGGCCACCAAGGTCGAGGTCGCCCACACGATGATGGTCAAGGCCGCCCGGCTCAAGGACACCGGCCAGCGGATGGACGTCGAGGCCGGCATGGCCAAGATGGTCGCCTCCGAGTACGCCAACGAGGTCGTCGAGGACTCCTTCCGGATCCACGGCGGCTACGGCTACTCCAAGGAGTACGAGATCGAGCGGCTGATGCGCGAGGTCAAGTTCATGCTGATCGGCGAGGGCACCTCCGACATCCAGAAGATGATCATCGGCCGCAGCCTGCTCAAGGACTACCGCCTGCACTGA